A region of the Aphelocoma coerulescens isolate FSJ_1873_10779 chromosome 1, UR_Acoe_1.0, whole genome shotgun sequence genome:
GGCTGCAAACCCCTTCACCAGGGGCCATCTGTCACAGGTCACCAGATCCCCAGCCCCAGACACTCTCAAAGGCACATGCAGGTGCCTTGACAGTGGCACGCAGCCTCCCTGTGCCAcatccctctctcctgctccagtcTGTGATTTGTTTCTTGTTCTAATGAGTGAGAAGGTTTTTtaggagagagagaggcaaGGCACATGAAATACTTATGAAAGGAATTTAAGTGTTTTATTCCAGTTGCACTTttacaacagaaaaaatatttttaaaaatgcgcAGCTACCATGGTATGCTTGACCTAAATTCTTCAGTGCTGTTCCTTCATTTTGTGAGACTAGAAATAAGTCCTAAATGTGTAAAATTCTGAACATGAAAATTGGTGAACCTATTCATGAGCTGCAGCGTTTGCTTTAAATTAAGTTGACAGATTTTCTGGTGCTTTGGTTTTTATTGACAATAAGTTACCATTCTGTGTCATGTAAGAATTTGTGAACTTTCATATGGAAGGGTAGGGCAGGTAGGAGTGCAATTTTGGCCTAATAGTTATATTAGGTAGATGTTTCTGCTAAACTATTTTGCATTAAAGGAGCTTTTAATTTAAGATACCTATTaaaccatttaaaaaatgtaaatcagTGATTGGATGCCCTCCAGCTCTCAGTAGCTAGATAAATACAATAAATTTGGTCTAAACAAATTCCAACCTCCTAATAAATACCCTGTATTCAACTAAAAATCAGGTTTCAAACTGGAGTGAATACAACTCATGTAAATTGGTTGCTTTTTCAGCATATCTGAAAAAGATGTAGAAAACCCAAGCCAAGCCATTTAGCACACTTACGTGGCCCACAAGCAGATTTTAGCAATCAGTTCTACCTGCTCAAACTCTTTGTTGGATCAGGACCTCACTTTTTACCCATCCAAAGCTCCATTTCAGTTAAGAGAAATGTCTGAATTATGGgccaagaaagaaattaatatgGACCCTGACTTCTGGCCAGATGTTGGTACCACATAATTTCTTTGCCATTGCAATTCTAATCTGCTGTGCTATCTGCTGTTTGAAGCTCACCTCACTACAAGTTTCCTAGGAAACAAATTTAGGCTCACATGTGCATTAATAAGAATGATACCTCAGGTAAGTTTGGTTTCAGATGATGGAGTAGCTCTCCCCCTCAGTGTGCTTACATTCACCAAACCTGACACTGAAAATGGTCCAGAGCTCAGGGGAAAGACTGAAAGGTctgtgctgcaccttctttgtTCACTGcacatttttgtctttgttcAGAAAGGCAGGTGAACTTTATTGTTTCTGAaagtatgttttctttttcctgagctTTAAGTGGATGCCAGTTATGACAAAACCTGTCAGGAttgctgctgtgccagaaaCCAGGTAGGCAATTCCCAGGAATGGGTTACTTCCTCCGCTCCACACCACGGTTGAAAGAATCACATGCTTCCTCCCCTTGAAGCTGGTAACAGGGAAATCTGAGAGAAGGATGTTAAGATTTCACTAACAAAGTGTACATTATTTCCAGGAGAAGAGAAAGTAGTGGTTAAATGCTCAAAAAGCTTTCCAAGGCATAAAGAGTTTTGAGGtctgcctttgctgccaaaACCCCTTTAACTGACTGGTGATGTCTCTGCTATTCTGGATCCAAAAACCCAGCTGGTTTTTCGGTGGTGGTAAGCAGCTGGTGGTAAGAAAGCCAGTGATTTTAGATACAGTCTTCATGTGCACATGGAAatactttctttctttaaacATTGTAAATTTCAGATCCATAATTTATAGAACTGCTACTGCATTAATTTGCTATGAAAGCTCAGTTGAAAATGGGCCTTTTGGGAAGCTTATCGTGACACTCCACATAGCTTCTGTGAGGATAAGTGCTCACCTCTACCCAATATGTTGTACCCAGAATGTTATATGAGTTTACCTTTCATCTCTCCCATGGAAGCTTTCAGAATAGAACCATGACACAACATTTAAAACCACAGCTCTTTCAgctgagaaagaagagaaatttaTGGTCATGTTGACATAACTCCTGCTGACAAAAGGAGTGCTTTAGTCAGCAGAGTTCCCACTGCTGGGTGTGAGGGGCAGTGGCACCAGCACAAAAGCTCCTGTCAGTCAGGCCATGGCCCAAATCCGTCAGAGGGCTCTGCTGACACAGGGGTGTTCTGTGCAGGTTCTTTGTCAGCTGACCATACAAGTCCTATTCACTTCCACCTGACTGTAACTCTCTAACAGTCCTAGGCAATCTGAAAGGATACTGTAGGAAATACGGAAGGTGTAATTCCCTGCTGGCAGGCCCTCCGCAAACTGCTGTATCCGCCTGACACGACGGTAGAGATTCCTGAACGTAGCGAAGGCCGACACTCGCATCCAGATAATGAAGTCATCGTTCACATAACCATTGTTCCTCTCATCATCCTCATCTAACAGATACACTGGTTTCTGCCAGTAAGGAGGTCTTGCTGTCCCTGGTGACAAAGAGACAAAGCAGGAAAGACACTGTCAGTAAAAACAATGGTTGCTGAAATTCTGGGCCTCACACGACCAAAGCAGAATATGAGGTATAGAAGAGACACAAGACACTGTCCAAAATGATTATGGCAGATAACAGCATCTCCAAGCATGCCTACTCACCTCAAACACAAATTAATGGTTTAACAGTACCCAGGGGCTGCTACACATTAGACCCTCCAAGCACAAGAAAAACAACGTGACTTGCACAAATGAATATACTGTTTATTCTGGACTCTTGCCTCTTCAGCAAGCAACATGTTCTCTGTAACAAAGAGCTTGCCTTCATTTTTATACATTAATATACTCCTGTACAACCAGAAAGGCACCTTTTTGCAGTCTAATGGCACAGCCTATGACATTTAGAATCTGTCCCATGAAAACTACTTAGATAATTAACTCTTGCATATTGCatccagcacagcactgccctgaTCCAGAACGGGCAGCTTTTAGCCCCACTTCAATAGGTATCACCATAACCAGGAAACAGCCCTAGGAAACAGGTCTGAAAGAACTAGTGACAAAGGCAGCCTCTTGTGTCTCACAGCTGCCCAAGAATCTGCAAAGGCATGAAGGAAAGATGGGAGGTGCAATTCTCCTTCACAGATGTtgtcaacaggaaaaaaaaaatgcaactgcATCCTTGCTTTCTCTGGACAGAAAAAGCATTACAAGAAATGATATAGAAGGATGTTGATGTGGGCTAACTTCAGTCTTCCAAAATCATCTTCTCTCAATTTCTACGGTCactgattaaaaaattaaaaaggtgaTATTTTGGCTAAATGTGACTTCTGCTCTCAGTCACCCTCTAAAGCTGCTTCTTCAACCTGCTTTGGAAGGTATTTCTCCCAAAGGTGATTTTTCTCAGAGTGGGGGACACATGAAGGGGAAGATAGGGAAGCCATTGAAAAATAAGTAACACCAGCAGAACCATTCTTACCTGCAAATGCAGAGGAGAGATTGTATGATTCAGGATTGCgaaatttcacatttttatcTGTCCACCAACTGTTTCCAGTCTTCAGCAGTGGCACTTGAATCACAGATGAGTTACGATTGTAGAAAAGGTCAATAGTATCTGCAGGGAAAACAATAAGCAACATCTGTGAGCAGAAGACAGTCAGTCAAATTGGCAGCATGACTAACAAAAAAATGGTACATTGAAGCATCTTTCAAGTGGATAGGAAACAAAACATCCTGGGAAAAGTTTCATCATATGTATGGAGCACTGCACATTTCATGAGAAGAATTAAGGTACCAGTCTTAGAACTTCTGAAGTTTCAAAGACTGAACATTTCCTACAATCCCTGTGTACATTGCACACGTTCCGCATGTCCGTCAGCTCCTGTGGGACTAACTTCTTTGCAGATCACTTTTTGAGCTCTCTAACTAGTTACAGAAGTTACTGTCCTAGTTAGTTTTCCCTAGAATTTCTTTGACAGATGTCCTAAAACTTTGCTACACATGATGTCTTTTCAGGGACTAGGGTAGAGGTAAAAGCACAATCAAGGGAATCCAGTCCTTTGGAGAaagttttgctttaattttatgCCAATTAGAGCTTGCCTACCAACTTCGACACAAACACTTTCTTCAATCAATAACCATTTAGTTAAAATTGTGCTTAACCATGTCATTCAGTTTCAGTGGGTGAAGAGCACTTGCTTTTATCCATTATATTTTCCTACACAGATTAGTTTAACAGAAACATGATAGGTCTCATTAACATCTCTGTAAACCCCATGGCAGCCAATGGGATAATGGGCAGGGATAATCAGATGATACAGATGGGGAGGGGTTGCCTTTTAGGAGATGTGAAAAGCACAACTCAGCTGCATGAGCATCAATgaaaacatacttttttttccccctcctgctACAAAACCTGTGCTCACACAGCTCCTTAAAGCTCAGACACACTCTTCTGGGCAAGTGATCATTCTGTGGCCCACGACATCCCCATCTATTTGTCACCATTCATTCACAGGAGTTGCAatgctctgagctctgcctgctTAGTTGTTTGTCTTGACTCTCCCTCACATGCTCCAGAACAGAGTGGGCTGCCcacagctgggctctgctggcctAGGTCTGGGGAGAACCCAGTAAATCACACTTCCAGGTGGGTGCACAGGTACATGAAAATCAAATGGATCTAGAAGTTACTGAACACAACTGGCCTTCACAAGTACCCTGGTGTGGGTGGCTCAGCTGCTTGGAAAGAGCTGCTGCCTTCCCAAAACCTGCTGCATGGAACAGGTTAAAAACaggatgggagcagggagcagcagattGGAAGACAAAAAAGATGAGGTAGGGGAGAAAAGTCTCtacaggtttttttgttgcttttccttccaaagATACATTCTGAAATCTCCCAAGTGTACTCATAAGCAGATTATGGCCACTAGATTACTACAAAGATCAAATCCAGGATCAAATTAAGACTATGTATGCTTCCAGCattctaagaaaaaaatgaaaccacATAGATCCAAAGGTCCAAAACAATGTGGAAAACATGGAGAATCCCTCCCTCTAAGCACATGATTGTGGGAAGGCAGAATCTGGGCTCTCCCATCACTGTACAAGAATGTACTTTTAAGCAAGAAGTACACTAAATCCCTTGTATCCTCATTCCTTATTTCAAGAGGGCCTAAATTCCTCACTCCTGCTGTACACTCATGTGGAAGGGGGccttagaaaatgaaaaatctccCTCAGCTTCCAAACTAGGGCCAAGTTACCAAACAGTAGGAAGCAGAGCCCCACATTCACTAGAGTAGCACCACCAAACAAAGCCTTTTGTGGGAGAAAGAGACCTTGCAATACCAGGACTCCCTGGCCTGGGGCAAGGGAACAGTTTCAAGAGGGAATCAGTGAGGTGGGAGAGGAAGGTGCCCACGTACCATTGAACATGCTGTTGGCAATGGCCCCGCACGGCGCCATGGGGGTCCCATTTCTGTAGGTGCTGAAGGGCGCGCAGTAGCTCCTCTGGATCTGCATTCAAGGTCACACAACAGTCAGGCATAGACCCAgggtttggttttaatttgcTGGTGTCCTCCCATGCCTTCTTCTGAAAAATTAAGTCTCCAGGAGCTTTTGGTCACATTAGAGACATCCAAATGAATGGGTCTGTAGTTCAGGAACACCTTCCATATCTAGGTATGGAAACTTAAGGTCTTCACCAAATTCTGCTGCTGACTTGCAAGCTCTAGACTACAAAAACAGGTTTGGGGATCTGCTATTGTAAAATGGCTACAACTGAAAATGTTCCAGTAAAGCCTTGGCTTATGCTAGAAcatcttatttttccttctttttaattcTGACCTGGGCTGCATTACTGCTGGAGGTATAGTCGGCCACATTACTGCAGTTCAACGTGGGCAAATCTTAATGTACAAagatacagaaaaacaaaagtccACCTCATCTTTATCACATCTTTTCTATCCCAGTTTATAAGAAACTATAAATCTTCAGGTTTAAacacagaaacattttcaaGTAACTCCAATGAGCTGTGTATCTGATTGGCACAAAAGCCAAAAGCAGCTGCATATGGATGCAAACAAACAAGCTGACAAGACACCTGGAGAGTTATAAGAAACACTTTATAGAAATGAGGAACATGTCTGGAGAGTTATAAGAGGCATTTTATAGAAACAACAGATTATCATGGCACAACCATCATAGGTACTGAAAGGACATGTGGACTGTGCGTATATTGAGAAATGCTACTTCTAAGCCACAGAAAATATGCTTTAGATTTGTAAGTAAAAAAACCTGAATGCCGTGATTACGTTCTCCAGTTTCCTTCTGCAGGTCTGCTGCAGGTGATGCTGTCTACCTCCCTTTTTAGACCTCTAAACTGCATACTTTGAAAGCTACGTGATCAATTATTTCAGAACAAACC
Encoded here:
- the LOC138119657 gene encoding cell cycle control protein 50C-like — its product is MKGKTSFPPQEGAAPPSRCPDNSAFKQQRLPAWKPQLTIASVLSSFFLIGAFCLTVGVCLVLSANSVREIQIDYSDKCSDCSKLRENSSNWNKECHCSVNFTLKEDILGDVFMYYGLQNFYQNHRRYVISRSDAQLLGRNVNIQRSYCAPFSTYRNGTPMAPCGAIANSMFNDTIDLFYNRNSSVIQVPLLKTGNSWWTDKNVKFRNPESYNLSSAFAGTARPPYWQKPVYLLDEDDERNNGYVNDDFIIWMRVSAFATFRNLYRRVRRIQQFAEGLPAGNYTFRISYNFPVTSFKGRKHVILSTVVWSGGSNPFLGIAYLVSGTAAILTGFVITGIHLKLRKKKTYFQKQ